The segment GGCTGATCGGTATCCCGATCCCGGTCATCATTCTTCTCGCGCTGTTCCTGCATCATTGAGGTTAGCGTCATTGAGTGCCTCGCGGCGCGATCCGGATGTCGCCGGATCGCGCCGAATTATCTTTTAGGCTTCGTCACGCGCCGTAGCGTGAGATTGATACGATCGCCGTCAAGCAAAGCGGACGTGGCGGCCAGAATTCGCGCGACGCCATGATAGGCGAGGCGCGCCGGCCCGGCGAGGACCAGCGCATCGCCCGACGCAAGCTCCAAAGATTGCGTCTTGCCGCTCCGCGTTGGGCCCCAGCGGAAGATGCAGGAGGCGCCGAGCGAAAGGGAGACGACGGGCGCCGTCAAATCCGCCTCACCACGGTCCTGATGCAGCCCCATGCGCGCCTCTGGCCCGTAGACATTGATAAGGCAGGCCTCGGGGGCGTGCGGATAATCGCCGAGTTCCTCCCACGCGCGCAGCGCCAGCACGGGGATGGCCGGCCAGGAGCGCCCGGTTTCGGGATGCTCCGCCTGGTAGCGATAGCCGCGTTCCTGATCCGAGACCCAGCCCAGCGCACCGCAATTCGTCATCTTCACCGAAAACGGCGTGCCCGTGCGCGGCATCCGCGGCTGGAACAGCGGCGCCACCTCGATCGCCGCCTCGACCGCGGCCAGCAAAGCGTCCTGTTCGCGGATGTCGAGATAGCCGGGCGCATAGATGAGCCCATCGGCGAAAGTCTCGCGCGCTCCCTTGAAAAGCGTCATCCGCTTCAGGCGGCCGCGCCGAGAAAATGCCGATAGGCGGCTTCGTCCATCAGCGCGTTCACCGCCGCCACATCGTCGACGCGCAGGCGGTAGAGCCAGCCCTCGCCTTGCGGATCGGCCGCGATGTGCGGCGGATGGGCGACGACATCCTCGTTGATTTCGATGACTTCGCCAGCGACCGGCGCGCGGATTTCGGCGGTCGCCTTGATCGATTCGAGAACGACGGCGCGCTCG is part of the Methylovirgula ligni genome and harbors:
- a CDS encoding alpha-ketoglutarate-dependent dioxygenase AlkB, which translates into the protein MTLFKGARETFADGLIYAPGYLDIREQDALLAAVEAAIEVAPLFQPRMPRTGTPFSVKMTNCGALGWVSDQERGYRYQAEHPETGRSWPAIPVLALRAWEELGDYPHAPEACLINVYGPEARMGLHQDRGEADLTAPVVSLSLGASCIFRWGPTRSGKTQSLELASGDALVLAGPARLAYHGVARILAATSALLDGDRINLTLRRVTKPKR
- the gcvH gene encoding glycine cleavage system protein GcvH, whose product is MLKFTGAHEWLKLDGDVAVVGITRHAAGQIGDLVFVELPKIGAALKTGERAVVLESIKATAEIRAPVAGEVIEINEDVVAHPPHIAADPQGEGWLYRLRVDDVAAVNALMDEAAYRHFLGAAA